One part of the Caproiciproducens sp. CPB-2 genome encodes these proteins:
- a CDS encoding shikimate kinase: MAENHFAVIGHPIAHTMSPFIHERLFALSGKTGGYGVLDIAPEKLPGRMELLRTLSGFNITIPHKQSIIPLLDGLNEKSEFFHSVNTVKNTDGRLTGFTTDGTGFCKALEAGGTSLSGRTVVLGAGGAGRVLAFEAALAGGSVTVAVRPHGLAAAEKLCADIRAKAAGARADFCLLENIGGKIDLLANATPVGMFPRTGECPVPEETVRKACCVFDAVYNPDETLLIRTARKNGVRAVGGMSMLVWQAAAAHEIWYGAKFAAGDIQALCGDAVAEMKKKFGNIVLCGYMGSGKTCVGNRLARITGRTFVDMDRYIERKEGMTVAEIFSSRGEAAFRAMERAAAKELSLKSGLIIATGGGALMDPENTAALKGNGVIVLLNASLETIRQRLSGDSTRPLLSGPGREETMRRLYSERTDRYRAAADFSVDADGGVETVAEKIRETVKIPLIPNE; encoded by the coding sequence ATGGCCGAGAATCATTTCGCCGTGATTGGGCATCCAATTGCGCATACCATGTCCCCGTTTATTCATGAAAGACTTTTCGCCCTGAGCGGAAAAACCGGCGGCTACGGCGTCCTGGACATCGCGCCGGAGAAACTGCCCGGCCGGATGGAGCTGCTCCGTACCCTGAGCGGCTTCAACATCACCATTCCCCATAAGCAGTCGATTATTCCGCTGCTGGACGGGCTGAACGAAAAATCGGAATTTTTCCATTCGGTCAACACCGTAAAAAATACGGACGGCCGTCTGACCGGGTTCACCACGGACGGCACGGGCTTCTGCAAGGCGCTGGAGGCCGGCGGCACAAGCCTGAGCGGACGCACGGTCGTGCTCGGCGCGGGCGGCGCGGGCAGGGTGCTGGCGTTTGAGGCGGCCCTTGCCGGCGGCAGCGTGACCGTGGCCGTGCGCCCGCACGGGCTGGCGGCGGCGGAAAAGCTCTGCGCGGATATCCGCGCAAAAGCGGCGGGCGCACGGGCGGATTTCTGCCTGCTGGAAAACATCGGCGGAAAAATCGATTTACTGGCCAACGCCACGCCGGTCGGCATGTTCCCCCGCACCGGGGAATGCCCGGTTCCGGAGGAAACCGTCCGGAAAGCCTGCTGTGTTTTCGACGCGGTATACAACCCGGACGAAACGCTCCTGATCCGGACCGCGCGCAAAAACGGCGTGCGGGCCGTCGGCGGGATGAGCATGCTGGTCTGGCAGGCGGCCGCCGCGCACGAAATCTGGTACGGGGCGAAATTTGCCGCCGGCGACATTCAGGCGCTCTGCGGCGACGCCGTGGCGGAAATGAAAAAGAAATTCGGCAATATCGTTTTATGCGGCTATATGGGCAGCGGAAAGACCTGCGTGGGAAACCGCCTTGCCCGGATCACGGGCCGTACCTTTGTGGATATGGACCGCTATATCGAACGGAAGGAGGGCATGACGGTTGCGGAAATTTTCTCCTCGCGGGGAGAAGCCGCCTTCCGCGCGATGGAACGTGCGGCGGCAAAAGAACTGTCCCTGAAAAGCGGCCTGATCATCGCCACGGGCGGCGGGGCGCTGATGGACCCCGAAAACACGGCCGCCCTGAAAGGAAACGGCGTGATCGTACTGCTGAACGCTTCGCTGGAAACCATCCGGCAGCGCCTTTCCGGCGACTCCACCCGCCCGCTGCTCAGCGGGCCCGGCCGGGAGGAAACCATGCGCCGCCTTTACAGCGAGCGGACGGACAGGTACCGCGCGGCGGCGGATTTCTCGGTGGACGCGGACGGCGGGGTGGAAACAGTTGCGGAAAAAATCCGGGAGACAGTAAAAATCCCGCTCATTCCAAACGAATAA
- a CDS encoding sodium ion-translocating decarboxylase subunit beta has product MLVMWAIGALLIWLAIEKDFEPALLLPMGFGAILVNLPLPGVVGESGIVKWLFEKGIVASEAFPLLLFVGIGAMIDFGPLLSNPRMLLFGGAAQFGIFLTVVLAVLLGFPLKDAMAAGVIGAADGPTSILVSQVLHSNYIGAIAVAAYSYMALVPIIQPAAIRLVTTKHERMIHMPYNPKAVSKTTKILFPIIVTLIAGLVAPDSVALVGFLMFGNLIRECGKLEALSQTAQGPLANLITIFLGITIAYQMRAEQFLTLGTLIIMALGLFAFVFDTIGGVVFAKILNLFLPKDKKINPMVGGAGISAFPMSARVIQKMALKEDNQNHILMHAVGANVAGQIGSVVAGGIILNLARIWGMI; this is encoded by the coding sequence ATGCTGGTCATGTGGGCGATCGGCGCGCTGCTGATCTGGCTTGCCATTGAAAAGGATTTCGAACCGGCACTGCTCTTACCGATGGGATTCGGAGCAATTCTTGTCAACCTGCCGCTTCCCGGCGTAGTGGGGGAATCCGGCATTGTGAAGTGGCTGTTTGAAAAGGGAATCGTCGCTTCCGAAGCATTTCCTCTTTTATTGTTCGTGGGGATCGGCGCGATGATTGATTTCGGCCCGCTGCTTTCCAACCCGCGCATGCTGCTGTTCGGCGGCGCGGCCCAGTTCGGCATCTTCCTTACCGTCGTGCTGGCGGTTCTGCTCGGGTTCCCGCTGAAGGACGCGATGGCCGCCGGAGTGATCGGCGCGGCGGACGGCCCAACCTCCATTCTGGTTTCACAGGTACTCCACAGCAATTACATCGGCGCGATTGCGGTGGCGGCTTACTCCTATATGGCGCTGGTGCCGATTATCCAGCCCGCGGCGATCCGCCTTGTGACAACGAAGCATGAGCGGATGATCCATATGCCCTATAATCCGAAGGCGGTTTCCAAAACCACGAAAATCCTGTTCCCGATCATCGTTACGCTGATTGCGGGACTGGTCGCGCCGGATTCCGTTGCGCTGGTCGGCTTTTTGATGTTCGGCAACCTCATCCGGGAATGCGGCAAGCTGGAAGCGCTTTCCCAGACCGCTCAGGGACCGCTTGCAAACCTGATTACCATCTTTTTGGGAATCACCATCGCCTATCAGATGCGGGCGGAGCAGTTCCTTACCCTCGGCACTCTGATCATTATGGCGCTGGGCCTTTTCGCCTTTGTGTTCGACACCATCGGCGGTGTGGTCTTTGCGAAAATCCTGAACCTGTTCCTGCCGAAGGATAAAAAGATCAACCCGATGGTCGGCGGCGCGGGAATTTCCGCGTTCCCGATGTCCGCGAGGGTCATCCAGAAAATGGCTCTGAAAGAGGACAACCAGAACCACATCCTGATGCACGCGGTCGGCGCGAATGTGGCCGGCCAGATCGGATCGGTTGTTGCGGGAGGCATTATCCTGAATCTTGCAAGAATTTGGGGGATGATATAA
- the acpP gene encoding acyl carrier protein, with amino-acid sequence MVFEKVKAILSEQFDVEEDSITPETSIADDLGADSLDVVDLLMSIEDEFEIEVPDEEIDNIKTVGELVKYIEDNV; translated from the coding sequence ATGGTTTTTGAGAAGGTAAAGGCGATTCTCAGCGAACAGTTTGACGTTGAGGAGGACTCTATCACTCCCGAAACAAGCATTGCTGACGATCTGGGCGCCGATTCCTTGGATGTAGTCGACCTGTTGATGTCCATCGAGGACGAGTTTGAAATCGAAGTTCCCGATGAAGAGATTGACAACATCAAAACCGTTGGGGAACTGGTAAAGTACATTGAAGATAATGTCTGA
- a CDS encoding OadG-related small transporter subunit — protein MMQLNAMAILFKSLMGDVSGADIGKSFELMGKGMLGIFIVMILIYAVIVILSKTSGTNKDSK, from the coding sequence ATGATGCAGTTAAACGCAATGGCGATTTTATTTAAGAGTCTTATGGGCGACGTAAGCGGCGCCGACATCGGAAAATCGTTTGAACTGATGGGGAAGGGCATGCTCGGCATTTTCATCGTAATGATTTTGATTTATGCCGTGATTGTCATCCTCAGTAAAACCAGCGGTACGAATAAAGATTCAAAGTAA
- a CDS encoding sensor domain-containing diguanylate cyclase, translating into MSLRKEVTPMPQTAMSTLGMENIVNYLGGGVFCCKNDGVLTIVYASASFYGMFGYSEGEITALNGPAPNRLLTGDQRINWGRLAESLKKRGLAELELKLVRKDGDSIWTICCLRLMAAGDGSEYFCGVLEDITKRRHSIKREREQLEIIKKAKRELAASEERYRIIMEQAADPICDYNFKTQELYCSPPFKEKFGIEVNADGLLDQLYHSDIIFDDDKSRILNDIYGFLNGTNPKSPEYRFKDVNGDYRWYRVRSTVIRDEQKEPLRMIAFISDIDRQKRETISLKEKAEHDQLTGLYNRMTTNALIDKAIGQSSPGSRHALFTIDIDNFKNVNDNLGHLVGDEVIVDIASKIKKKFREDDIIGRIGGDEFVVFLMDISREDVRRKADVLQAIFRNAHPQDDAEFRVSGSIGVAFYPEDGKNYNELFAKADAAMYAAKNSGKDAYRTYADTTLQDQ; encoded by the coding sequence GTGTCTTTACGGAAAGAAGTGACGCCGATGCCCCAGACGGCAATGAGTACACTCGGTATGGAAAACATAGTCAATTACCTCGGCGGCGGTGTTTTCTGCTGTAAGAACGATGGTGTCCTGACGATTGTCTATGCAAGCGCTTCCTTTTACGGGATGTTTGGGTACAGCGAAGGGGAAATCACCGCGCTGAACGGGCCGGCGCCGAACCGGCTGCTGACCGGCGACCAGCGAATCAACTGGGGCAGACTTGCCGAAAGCCTGAAAAAACGCGGCCTTGCCGAGCTGGAACTGAAGCTGGTTCGGAAAGACGGGGATTCAATCTGGACCATCTGCTGTTTGCGTCTGATGGCGGCGGGGGATGGTTCCGAGTATTTTTGCGGCGTATTGGAGGATATTACCAAGAGAAGGCATTCCATTAAACGGGAAAGGGAACAGCTTGAAATTATCAAAAAAGCCAAGCGGGAGCTTGCCGCCAGCGAGGAACGCTACCGCATCATCATGGAGCAGGCGGCCGACCCGATCTGCGACTATAATTTCAAGACGCAGGAGCTTTACTGCTCGCCCCCGTTCAAAGAAAAGTTCGGTATTGAAGTAAACGCGGACGGCCTTTTAGACCAGCTCTACCATTCGGATATTATTTTCGACGACGACAAGTCGCGCATCCTCAACGACATCTACGGCTTTTTAAACGGGACGAATCCCAAAAGCCCCGAATACCGGTTCAAGGACGTCAACGGCGATTACCGGTGGTACCGGGTGCGCAGCACGGTGATCCGGGACGAGCAGAAGGAACCGCTCCGGATGATCGCCTTTATTTCCGACATCGACCGGCAGAAACGGGAAACGATCAGCTTAAAGGAGAAAGCGGAGCACGACCAGCTGACCGGCCTTTACAACCGGATGACCACCAACGCGCTGATCGACAAGGCGATCGGCCAAAGCTCCCCGGGCAGCCGCCACGCCCTGTTTACCATCGATATCGATAATTTTAAGAATGTAAACGACAATCTGGGCCATCTGGTGGGGGACGAAGTGATTGTCGACATCGCTTCCAAAATCAAGAAAAAATTCCGCGAGGACGACATTATCGGCAGGATCGGCGGGGACGAGTTTGTTGTGTTCCTGATGGATATTTCCCGCGAGGACGTCAGGCGGAAAGCCGATGTGCTGCAGGCCATCTTCCGCAACGCCCATCCTCAGGACGACGCGGAGTTCCGGGTTTCCGGCAGCATAGGGGTCGCGTTTTACCCGGAGGACGGGAAAAACTACAACGAGCTGTTTGCAAAGGCCGACGCGGCCATGTACGCCGCGAAGAACAGCGGGAAAGACGCTTACCGCACCTACGCCGACACGACGCTTCAGGATCAATAA